The following are encoded together in the Brassica napus cultivar Da-Ae chromosome A9, Da-Ae, whole genome shotgun sequence genome:
- the LOC106436832 gene encoding E3 ubiquitin-protein ligase ATL4: MDPIAISVFIIFVAVSITVSISFLVRRLRARSLLPPSLPSLIRRLCVARSPSLGDCSICLSPFKPEDQLRRLPLCSHAFHLDCISTWLISNKTCPLCRSPLGHAKETASIAADVAHDGSRSWLRSLSRGVSSRALSFRSSSSFFTGSSRRGGTVEVVDLEAGDEFIEYLQWLSTL, encoded by the coding sequence ATGGATCCCATCGCGATAAGTGTCTTCATCATCTTCGTCGCCGTCTCGATCACCGTCTCCATCTCTTTTCTCGTCCGACGTCTCCGAGCTCGCTCTCTCCTCCCTCCATCACTCCCTTCTCTCATCCGACGTCTCTGCGTTGCTCGCTCTCCATCCCTCGGCGATTGCTCCATCTGCTTGTCGCCGTTCAAGCCTGAGGATCAACTACGTCGTCTCCCGCTCTGTTCCCACGCTTTCCACCTCGATTGCATCAGCACCTGGCTCATCTCGAACAAGACCTGTCCTCTCTGCCGCTCTCCTCTCGGTCACGCTAAGGAAACAGCGAGTATTGCAGCGGATGTAGCTCACGATGGTTCCAGGAGCTGGCTGAGATCTCTCTCTCGTGGTGTATCTTCCCGTGCTCTGTCCTTTAGAAGCTCGAGTTCGTTTTTCACCGGGAGCAGTCGTCGTGGCGGCACGGTGGAGGTTGTGGATTTAGAGGCCGGAGATGAGTTCATCGAGTATTTACAGTGGCTCTCAACTCTTTGA